A part of Paludisphaera rhizosphaerae genomic DNA contains:
- a CDS encoding cysteine peptidase family C39 domain-containing protein: MTASIGVFIAMILTTNQNPGPENWGCGAQSLYQLFKCVAINISPEQILPLLPPANPQGHSLGDLQRVAKQLGLTLEALDYPIKSFRVESPIIMFFRIGSEGHFVVVRPVGHTGKLVQVLDGDRSPTVINCDDLTRLSSWTGLALVPQSNNISFWGLAAGGSIAICLGAFLQFVHFRLRSNPSRSTT, encoded by the coding sequence ATGACTGCGTCGATTGGAGTGTTCATCGCCATGATTTTAACAACTAATCAGAATCCAGGCCCTGAAAACTGGGGGTGCGGCGCTCAATCATTATATCAATTATTCAAGTGCGTCGCAATAAACATTTCGCCGGAACAAATACTTCCACTTTTGCCTCCTGCCAATCCCCAGGGGCATTCGTTAGGTGATTTGCAACGAGTGGCGAAGCAGTTAGGGTTGACGCTAGAAGCTCTTGACTATCCCATAAAATCTTTTCGGGTCGAGTCGCCGATCATCATGTTTTTTCGCATCGGCAGCGAAGGCCATTTTGTGGTTGTTCGCCCTGTTGGGCATACCGGCAAACTGGTTCAAGTGCTGGATGGCGATCGTTCACCCACTGTTATAAATTGTGATGATCTAACTCGTCTTTCGTCTTGGACCGGTTTGGCTCTAGTGCCACAGAGTAATAACATCTCCTTTTGGGGGCTTGCAGCAGGTGGTTCTATAGCCATTTGCCTTGGAGCCTTTCTTCAATTCGTCCATTTCCGCCTTCGCAGCAACCCTTCACGATCAACTACTTGA
- a CDS encoding DUF1559 family PulG-like putative transporter encodes MKSQATRHGFTLIELVVVVGVISLLASLTLPAVQFAREAARRMVCHNNLRQIGLALHGYHEINSCYPICNTNRFGKRQSDGGVNIIYAGAFSFHVRLIPFLENRPVYNAINFEVGTMSPFLLGVNELPSKQKQSIAINATAAATCVPTFLCPSDGGQFNGAGNNYRANVGTGPAPRRSAEFRDSGNGLFQDLGLTRSAYVVDGLSHTVAFSERLRGSGMVGHPAADRDYWAMPSNIVSADSLLQGCQIVARPGATPAFVNSGRSWFWAGRDCTSYSHTQRPNGPTPDCIAARMSSPIGMATARSRHPNTVGALMGDGSVRTVRDAIDTAVWRGLGTRNGGELVD; translated from the coding sequence ATGAAGAGCCAAGCTACTCGACACGGCTTCACTCTGATCGAACTCGTCGTCGTAGTCGGCGTAATCAGCCTCCTCGCATCTCTCACGCTCCCGGCGGTTCAATTCGCGCGCGAGGCAGCTAGGCGGATGGTTTGCCACAACAATCTTCGCCAGATCGGCTTGGCACTGCATGGCTATCACGAAATCAACTCGTGCTATCCAATCTGCAACACCAATAGATTCGGAAAAAGACAGTCGGACGGCGGCGTCAATATAATCTATGCTGGCGCTTTTTCATTTCACGTGAGGCTCATTCCCTTCTTGGAGAACCGACCTGTTTACAACGCAATCAACTTCGAAGTGGGAACCATGTCCCCCTTCCTCCTCGGTGTGAACGAGCTACCTAGCAAGCAAAAGCAGTCCATCGCTATCAATGCCACAGCTGCCGCAACGTGCGTGCCCACCTTCCTCTGTCCGTCTGACGGAGGTCAATTCAATGGGGCCGGCAACAACTATCGAGCAAATGTGGGAACAGGACCGGCACCTCGCAGATCGGCTGAATTCAGGGACAGTGGGAATGGCCTGTTCCAGGATCTCGGATTGACACGCTCTGCTTATGTAGTCGATGGGCTCAGTCATACCGTTGCGTTTTCGGAACGACTGCGAGGCTCGGGGATGGTCGGCCATCCTGCCGCCGATCGAGATTATTGGGCCATGCCGTCGAATATCGTTTCCGCCGACTCACTGTTGCAGGGTTGTCAAATCGTCGCCAGGCCCGGTGCCACTCCAGCTTTCGTCAATAGCGGACGATCTTGGTTTTGGGCAGGCCGCGACTGTACTAGCTACAGCCACACTCAGCGGCCAAACGGGCCGACGCCTGACTGTATTGCCGCACGCATGTCTTCACCAATTGGAATGGCAACCGCAAGAAGCCGGCATCCGAACACTGTGGGCGCGCTTATGGGCGATGGATCGGTCCGCACAGTGCGCGATGCCATCGATACGGCCGTATGGCGAGGGCTAGGCACTCGCAATGGTGGAGAACTAGTTGACTGA
- a CDS encoding tagatose 1,6-diphosphate aldolase, which translates to MTFGDGSKTQGAFVLAAKGLTPGKLRGLQRISNPGGTLTMLALDQNNSVLDMAGKALRAAGEDRPANYQDVVEAKLDMMRHLATAASGVLIDPYYGAWSAVASGAVPPQVGLLLRLERTKYEMSPKGAPMATIEPGWSVEKAKRMGADAVKLLAQFEPNEHESADANLALAERVFEECKKHDILLLLEAVAFPYNGETKKDASFLDRKAETVIESARVLSRYCDIYKAEFPGTLDRESDQQLEDNLQALDASSERPWVLLSAGVDYDDYLVQVEMALRAGASGVLGGRAFWKEYFQQPDGTGRHAFLNDVARKRLADVDAQVRENGAPWFTRYGFSAEELQTVRGVEGWHFRY; encoded by the coding sequence ATGACGTTCGGCGACGGGTCGAAGACGCAGGGGGCGTTCGTGCTGGCGGCCAAGGGGCTGACGCCCGGCAAGCTCCGGGGCTTGCAGCGGATCAGCAACCCCGGCGGCACGCTGACGATGCTGGCGCTCGACCAGAACAACTCCGTGCTCGACATGGCCGGCAAGGCCCTGCGCGCCGCCGGCGAGGACCGCCCGGCGAACTATCAGGACGTCGTCGAGGCCAAGCTCGACATGATGCGCCACCTGGCGACGGCGGCGTCCGGCGTGCTGATCGATCCCTATTACGGGGCGTGGTCGGCCGTGGCGTCGGGAGCGGTTCCGCCGCAGGTCGGTCTGCTGCTGCGGCTGGAGCGGACGAAGTACGAGATGAGCCCCAAGGGCGCTCCGATGGCGACCATCGAGCCCGGCTGGTCGGTCGAGAAGGCCAAGCGGATGGGGGCCGACGCGGTCAAGCTGCTGGCCCAGTTCGAACCGAACGAGCACGAGTCGGCCGACGCCAACCTCGCGCTGGCGGAGCGGGTCTTCGAGGAGTGCAAGAAGCACGACATTCTGCTGCTGCTGGAGGCCGTGGCGTTCCCCTACAACGGCGAGACCAAGAAGGACGCCTCGTTCCTGGACCGCAAGGCGGAGACGGTCATCGAGTCCGCCCGGGTCCTCAGCCGGTATTGCGACATCTACAAGGCCGAGTTCCCCGGCACCCTCGACCGTGAGAGCGACCAGCAGCTTGAAGACAACCTGCAAGCGCTCGACGCCTCGTCCGAGCGGCCGTGGGTGCTGCTCTCGGCGGGCGTGGACTACGACGACTATCTCGTCCAGGTGGAGATGGCCCTCCGCGCCGGAGCCTCCGGCGTTCTGGGAGGCCGCGCCTTCTGGAAGGAGTACTTCCAGCAGCCCGACGGCACCGGCCGTCACGCCTTCCTGAACGACGTCGCCCGCAAGCGGCTGGCCGACGTCGACGCCCAGGTCCGCGAGAACGGCGCCCCCTGGTTCACCCGCTACGGCTTCAGCGCCGAGGAACTCCAGACGGTCCGGGGCGTGGAGGGCTGGCACTTCCGGTATTGA
- a CDS encoding BlaI/MecI/CopY family transcriptional regulator, giving the protein MAKTEALAKREREIMDVVYRAGRATAAEVREALADPPSYSAVRAILRVLEEKGHLKHEQDGPRYVFLPTVPREKARRSALKRVVQTFFEGSTAQAVAALLGSPDAKLTEEDLDRIAGLIEQARKEGR; this is encoded by the coding sequence ATGGCGAAGACGGAGGCGTTGGCGAAACGAGAGCGGGAGATCATGGACGTCGTCTACCGCGCCGGGCGGGCGACGGCCGCCGAGGTCCGCGAGGCGCTGGCGGATCCGCCGAGCTACTCGGCCGTGCGGGCGATCCTCCGCGTGCTGGAGGAGAAGGGACATCTGAAGCACGAGCAGGACGGACCCCGGTACGTCTTCCTGCCGACGGTTCCCCGCGAGAAGGCCCGGCGGTCGGCGTTGAAGCGGGTCGTCCAGACCTTCTTCGAGGGCTCCACCGCGCAGGCGGTGGCCGCGCTCTTGGGCTCGCCGGATGCGAAGCTGACGGAGGAGGACCTGGACCGGATCGCCGGGCTGATCGAACAGGCGCGGAAGGAGGGCCGTTGA
- a CDS encoding alkaline phosphatase family protein — MKVMVLGLDGATWDILGPLAADGLLPNIERLRARGASGELQSVFPPLSPVAWTGVMTGKNSGKHGVFEFLEHDHDPMHGRVNSSRAIRADLIWEILARHGKQTIAGGVPMSYPPRPAKDFPGFYLGDFLSPENAPDFTTDPELFAELEKAVGPYRAWSTSIHDGDNEEAVVDDLTAFLDQHLKTIAFLMERRPWDLLMFDLMATDRFGHELWHAWDTAHASAKGRETKLAALKPKLLEFWKTLDRGIGKILDEAGDDVTFLLMSDHGFGPIEHYVNFNVWLLEKGYIVLKDNFYVRQKHWFYRRGVTPQWIYGIMSKLGMAGHRVSRFRGKQESALDRLGEKVFLSREHIDWSRTRAYAQGNFGQLFLNLKGRQPQGCVDPKDARALLDEIKAGLMTIPDPKTGESLVEHVHEAADLYHGPYADKAPDLTVVLKDWKYRTIGLHDFTTHKVIAPAFGPTGDHRMEGVLIAGGPGIQQGTAPSGANLLDIAPTVLHLLGVPVPADMDGRVLDEVLTPDLAATAHQRDDNGDGSTAGVASSYDEEDEAAIQSRLADLGYL, encoded by the coding sequence ATGAAGGTCATGGTGCTTGGGCTGGATGGGGCCACCTGGGACATCCTGGGCCCCCTGGCGGCCGACGGGCTGCTGCCCAACATCGAGCGCCTTCGCGCGCGGGGTGCGTCGGGCGAGTTGCAATCGGTCTTCCCACCGCTGAGCCCGGTCGCCTGGACGGGCGTGATGACCGGCAAGAATTCGGGGAAGCACGGGGTCTTTGAATTCCTGGAGCACGACCACGACCCAATGCACGGCCGGGTCAACTCGTCGCGAGCCATCCGCGCCGACCTGATCTGGGAGATCCTCGCCCGCCACGGCAAGCAGACCATCGCCGGCGGCGTGCCGATGAGCTATCCCCCACGCCCCGCCAAGGATTTCCCCGGCTTCTACCTGGGCGACTTCCTGAGCCCCGAGAACGCCCCGGACTTCACCACCGACCCCGAACTCTTCGCCGAGCTGGAGAAGGCCGTCGGCCCCTACCGCGCGTGGTCGACCTCAATCCACGACGGCGACAATGAGGAGGCCGTGGTCGACGACCTGACCGCGTTCCTCGACCAGCACCTCAAGACGATCGCCTTCCTGATGGAGCGTCGGCCGTGGGACCTGCTGATGTTCGATCTCATGGCCACCGACCGCTTCGGCCATGAGCTTTGGCACGCCTGGGACACGGCGCACGCCTCGGCGAAGGGCCGCGAGACGAAGCTGGCCGCCCTCAAGCCCAAGCTGCTGGAGTTCTGGAAGACGCTCGACCGCGGGATCGGCAAGATCCTCGACGAGGCCGGCGACGACGTGACGTTCCTCTTGATGAGCGACCACGGATTCGGGCCGATCGAGCACTACGTCAACTTCAACGTCTGGCTGCTGGAGAAGGGCTACATCGTCCTGAAGGACAACTTCTACGTCCGCCAGAAGCACTGGTTTTACCGCCGCGGCGTAACCCCGCAGTGGATCTACGGGATCATGAGCAAGCTGGGCATGGCCGGCCACCGCGTCTCCCGGTTCCGCGGCAAGCAGGAAAGCGCCCTGGACCGCCTGGGCGAGAAGGTCTTCCTCTCGCGCGAGCACATCGACTGGTCGCGCACCCGGGCCTACGCCCAGGGGAACTTCGGCCAGCTCTTCCTGAACCTGAAGGGCCGCCAGCCCCAGGGCTGCGTCGACCCCAAGGACGCCCGCGCCTTGCTCGACGAGATCAAGGCCGGACTCATGACCATCCCCGACCCCAAGACGGGCGAGTCCCTGGTGGAGCACGTCCACGAGGCCGCCGACCTCTACCACGGGCCCTACGCCGACAAGGCCCCGGACCTGACCGTCGTCCTGAAGGACTGGAAGTACCGGACCATCGGCCTGCACGACTTCACCACCCACAAGGTGATCGCCCCCGCCTTCGGCCCGACGGGCGACCACCGGATGGAAGGCGTGCTGATCGCCGGCGGCCCTGGAATCCAGCAAGGGACGGCTCCCTCGGGGGCGAACCTGCTGGACATCGCCCCGACCGTCCTCCACCTGCTGGGCGTCCCCGTTCCCGCCGACATGGACGGCCGCGTCCTCGATGAAGTCCTCACCCCCGACCTCGCCGCCACCGCCCACCAGCGCGACGACAACGGGGACGGATCGACCGCCGGGGTCGCCTCGTCTTACGACGAGGAAGACGAGGCCGCCATCCAGAGCCGCCTGGCCGACCTGGGATATCTCTGA
- a CDS encoding bestrophin-like domain, whose amino-acid sequence MRKGRGMSIDSYPVGLLLVPCCVVASLAGLHASRRWLPHDELVRFQDVASYLFAVVGTLYAVILGLVVVDSMSKFSEARLASEAESNALSEIILFTTQFPGDGSRRVRDLAGDYAKSVIETEWPTMAQHGHATETHKIAIELLQTVFAYEPKSSREEQLFATQVQAAADFWNFRRTRLVHASQSGLPTLEWMVLISGGVITVVFAYFFKVEHLRLQLAMTSMLAAVIALNLYLILMFASPFSGDLQVVPEGFHLTRVILDEVEGHHFE is encoded by the coding sequence GTGCGAAAGGGTCGTGGCATGTCGATCGACAGCTATCCCGTCGGACTGCTACTTGTCCCCTGCTGCGTCGTCGCGTCGCTTGCCGGGTTGCATGCCTCGCGTCGGTGGCTGCCGCACGACGAACTGGTGCGGTTCCAGGACGTCGCCAGCTACTTGTTCGCCGTGGTGGGCACGCTCTACGCGGTGATCCTCGGGCTGGTCGTCGTCGACTCGATGAGCAAGTTCTCCGAGGCCCGGCTGGCGTCCGAGGCCGAGTCGAATGCGCTCTCCGAGATCATCCTGTTCACGACCCAGTTCCCCGGGGACGGTTCGCGTCGGGTCCGAGACCTCGCGGGGGATTACGCGAAGAGCGTGATCGAGACCGAATGGCCGACGATGGCGCAGCATGGCCACGCGACGGAGACCCACAAGATCGCCATCGAACTGCTCCAGACCGTCTTCGCCTACGAGCCGAAGTCCTCGCGCGAGGAGCAACTCTTCGCCACCCAGGTGCAGGCAGCGGCCGACTTCTGGAATTTCCGCCGGACGCGCCTCGTGCACGCTTCCCAGTCCGGCCTGCCGACGCTGGAGTGGATGGTCCTGATCTCCGGCGGGGTGATCACGGTGGTCTTCGCCTACTTCTTCAAGGTGGAGCACCTCCGGCTCCAACTGGCGATGACCTCGATGCTGGCGGCGGTCATCGCGCTGAACCTGTACCTCATCCTGATGTTCGCATCGCCGTTCTCGGGCGACCTGCAGGTCGTGCCCGAGGGCTTCCACCTCACGCGGGTCATCCTCGACGAGGTCGAAGGGCACCATTTTGAGTGA
- the msrA gene encoding peptide-methionine (S)-S-oxide reductase MsrA yields the protein MSTIQRVWGLGLAFGLAFVAGAARGQDAKTEAPKAEAKDDATAKKDDATPKKPKLEEATFGGGCFWCTEAYFERIPGVKQVVSGYSGGQVPNPTYEQVCTGLTGHAEVIEITFDPSVISFGHLLDFFWTAHDPTTLNEQGPDHGTQYRSIILYHNDEQKRIAEEAKHAINAKRPRKSPIVTEIVPFQTFYPAEAYHQDFARNNPYHGYVETYITPKLYKLRTKLKAAEKAEKAEKAQEK from the coding sequence ATGAGCACGATTCAGCGGGTCTGGGGACTTGGCCTGGCGTTCGGGCTGGCGTTCGTCGCGGGGGCGGCGCGGGGGCAGGACGCGAAGACCGAGGCCCCGAAGGCCGAGGCCAAGGACGACGCGACGGCCAAGAAGGACGACGCGACGCCCAAGAAGCCGAAGCTGGAAGAAGCCACCTTCGGCGGCGGCTGCTTCTGGTGCACCGAGGCGTACTTCGAGCGGATCCCGGGCGTGAAGCAGGTCGTCTCGGGTTACTCGGGCGGCCAGGTCCCCAACCCGACTTATGAGCAGGTCTGCACCGGATTGACCGGGCACGCCGAGGTCATCGAGATCACCTTCGACCCGTCGGTCATCTCGTTCGGCCATCTCCTGGACTTCTTCTGGACGGCCCACGACCCGACGACTCTCAACGAGCAAGGGCCCGACCACGGAACCCAGTACCGCTCGATCATCCTTTACCACAACGACGAGCAGAAGCGGATCGCCGAGGAGGCCAAGCACGCCATCAACGCCAAGCGGCCCAGGAAGTCGCCGATCGTCACGGAGATCGTCCCCTTCCAGACCTTCTACCCCGCCGAGGCCTACCACCAGGACTTCGCCCGCAACAACCCGTACCACGGCTACGTCGAGACCTACATCACCCCCAAGCTCTACAAGCTGAGGACGAAGCTCAAGGCCGCGGAGAAGGCGGAGAAGGCGGAAAAAGCGCAGGAGAAGTAA
- a CDS encoding M56 family metallopeptidase codes for MGELLLTGGFAAVVARVTILLGLAIFVVLAMRRTSAATRHGVLASAAAASLAAPFLTLLGPTWSLPVLTPTVEPIAASSVPPAPAFDRFEPAMLPPRDATIGQSPARPILASPVLAPSPPWTWSQRLLAIWAAGAAVAAIPGVVVGVRLRRLARRSQPLAGPPWDAMLDDLRGRLGVRGRVQLIHSNAVAAPMTWGVFRPIVALPSDAVAWPEDRLRAVLVHELAHVARRDALAQVPARLACVIYWFHPLAWWTASRMLVERERACDDLVLAAGWRGVDYAQRLLEVAQGVCGRTGFAGVAAMAPSSQVEDRVRAILDASRNHRPLGRRGILALAAATTALAVPLTSARLVAQAAQLAAEAPKAETMTISGRVLDSEGKPVAGAKVVVVGRRWEPSPPKERKNELGEGVADGEGRFRIETPRTSSDRWYPSGNVVAGAPGFGLGWRAFDVDAAAPTVEVVLPPEEPTEFRFVTPEGQPVTGLVVRMLSLTRELPPAERPGPDLIPFVVVSLYPRVPDALASLWLGEWKTDEEGVIKVAGLGRGIMTSPSINDPRYVLDAAFVKAAPAEGSRRTRVQLSHALRISGLVKTADDGRPIPGATVKVTTRIDPTGSERSGKAQSDEQGRYAATIPPTSSKLEVTITPPLGSPYLTRFDEFPKPPDATPQTLDLTVPRGVLIEGRVVDREGRPIGNATITYRPERRDKPPWGPRNVSGSMAGVSSGADGRFAIAVAPGKGTVSVAGPTQDYALKEWTEANRQREYAHAFLPYDVQPGQAPVAMDAVLNPGATIVGRVDDPEGRHVARASIITAASFAGNRLSWGGSATIPVVDGRFAIPGATAGRLMRAWFFDAERGLGAMVDLDPDTGPVVVRLQPSGEARMRVVDLDGRPYASSGPRLSIVAAAGPPELHELEGIDLTAEELKQPLAEEAYYGLFDRRNYWPWPTFPKEPDADGRVVFPKLIPGATYRIYERVLEGDEATLRWRDFTVAPGQTIDLGDVHIEP; via the coding sequence ATGGGCGAGCTCTTGCTGACGGGAGGGTTCGCGGCCGTCGTCGCGAGGGTCACGATCCTGCTGGGGCTGGCGATTTTCGTCGTCCTCGCAATGCGCCGGACCTCGGCCGCGACGCGGCACGGCGTCCTGGCCTCGGCTGCGGCGGCGAGCCTCGCCGCGCCGTTCCTGACGCTCCTCGGGCCGACGTGGTCGCTGCCCGTGCTGACGCCGACGGTCGAGCCGATCGCAGCCTCGTCGGTCCCACCTGCTCCGGCCTTCGATCGCTTCGAACCAGCAATGCTTCCCCCCCGTGATGCGACGATCGGCCAGTCCCCCGCACGACCGATCCTCGCGTCGCCGGTCCTCGCTCCCTCGCCGCCCTGGACATGGTCGCAGCGACTCCTCGCGATCTGGGCCGCCGGCGCGGCGGTCGCGGCGATTCCCGGGGTCGTCGTGGGCGTGCGACTCCGACGACTTGCGAGACGCTCTCAACCGCTCGCCGGCCCTCCCTGGGACGCGATGCTGGACGACCTGCGAGGAAGGCTGGGCGTTCGAGGGCGAGTGCAACTGATCCACTCGAACGCCGTCGCCGCGCCGATGACCTGGGGCGTGTTCCGCCCGATCGTCGCGCTGCCTTCGGATGCGGTGGCCTGGCCGGAGGACCGTTTGCGAGCCGTGCTGGTCCATGAACTGGCGCACGTCGCCCGTCGCGACGCCCTGGCGCAGGTCCCGGCCAGGCTGGCCTGCGTCATCTACTGGTTCCACCCGCTGGCCTGGTGGACGGCCTCGCGGATGCTCGTCGAGCGCGAACGGGCCTGCGACGACCTGGTTCTCGCCGCCGGCTGGCGAGGCGTCGACTATGCCCAGCGCTTGCTGGAAGTCGCTCAAGGAGTCTGTGGCCGGACGGGCTTCGCGGGGGTCGCGGCGATGGCCCCGTCGTCGCAGGTGGAGGACCGCGTCCGGGCGATCCTCGACGCCTCGCGCAACCATCGCCCCCTGGGACGCCGCGGCATCCTCGCCCTCGCCGCCGCGACCACCGCGCTGGCCGTCCCGCTCACCTCGGCGAGGCTCGTCGCCCAGGCTGCGCAACTGGCCGCTGAGGCTCCCAAGGCAGAGACGATGACGATCTCGGGCCGGGTGCTCGACTCGGAAGGGAAGCCCGTCGCGGGGGCCAAGGTCGTCGTTGTCGGGCGTCGGTGGGAACCGAGCCCACCGAAAGAGAGGAAAAACGAGTTGGGAGAAGGCGTGGCCGACGGCGAAGGCCGCTTCCGCATCGAGACCCCGCGGACTTCCTCGGATCGGTGGTACCCCAGTGGGAACGTCGTGGCCGGCGCGCCGGGCTTCGGCCTGGGCTGGAGGGCGTTCGACGTCGACGCCGCCGCGCCCACGGTCGAGGTCGTCCTGCCGCCCGAGGAGCCCACCGAATTCCGGTTCGTCACTCCCGAGGGCCAACCGGTGACGGGGCTGGTCGTACGGATGCTCTCCTTGACTCGGGAACTGCCTCCGGCGGAAAGGCCCGGTCCGGACTTGATCCCTTTCGTGGTCGTCAGTCTCTACCCTCGGGTTCCCGACGCGTTGGCCAGCCTGTGGCTGGGCGAGTGGAAGACCGACGAGGAGGGGGTGATCAAGGTCGCCGGCCTCGGCCGAGGGATCATGACGAGCCCCAGCATCAACGACCCGCGATACGTCCTCGACGCGGCCTTCGTCAAGGCGGCCCCCGCCGAGGGCTCGAGGCGGACTCGCGTGCAATTGAGTCATGCGTTGCGAATCTCCGGCCTGGTCAAGACCGCGGACGACGGCCGGCCGATTCCCGGTGCGACCGTAAAGGTGACGACGAGGATCGACCCCACCGGAAGTGAGCGCAGCGGGAAAGCCCAATCCGATGAGCAAGGGCGGTACGCGGCCACTATCCCCCCCACCTCCTCCAAACTGGAGGTCACGATCACTCCGCCGCTCGGTTCGCCTTATCTGACACGGTTCGATGAATTCCCGAAGCCGCCCGACGCGACGCCCCAGACTCTCGACCTGACGGTCCCGCGCGGAGTGTTGATCGAGGGCCGCGTCGTCGATCGCGAAGGACGGCCGATCGGCAACGCGACGATCACCTACAGGCCCGAACGTCGGGACAAGCCCCCCTGGGGGCCGAGGAACGTCTCGGGATCGATGGCAGGCGTCTCCAGCGGGGCCGACGGTCGTTTCGCCATCGCGGTCGCCCCGGGGAAGGGGACGGTGTCTGTGGCCGGGCCGACCCAGGACTACGCCCTCAAGGAGTGGACCGAGGCGAACCGCCAACGCGAATACGCCCACGCGTTCCTCCCCTACGACGTCCAGCCCGGCCAGGCCCCCGTCGCCATGGACGCCGTACTAAACCCCGGAGCAACGATCGTCGGTCGCGTCGACGATCCCGAAGGGCGGCACGTCGCGCGGGCCTCGATCATTACGGCGGCCTCGTTCGCCGGAAACCGTCTGTCCTGGGGAGGCTCTGCGACGATCCCCGTCGTCGACGGCCGATTCGCGATCCCCGGGGCGACGGCTGGACGCCTCATGAGAGCCTGGTTCTTCGACGCCGAGCGCGGCCTGGGCGCGATGGTCGACCTCGACCCCGACACGGGACCCGTCGTCGTCAGGCTACAACCCTCCGGCGAAGCCCGCATGCGTGTCGTCGATCTCGACGGCCGGCCGTACGCCTCCAGCGGCCCTCGGCTCTCGATCGTCGCCGCCGCCGGCCCCCCGGAACTTCACGAATTGGAAGGCATCGACCTGACCGCCGAAGAACTCAAACAACCCCTCGCCGAGGAAGCCTACTACGGCTTATTCGACCGGCGCAACTACTGGCCCTGGCCGACGTTCCCGAAAGAACCCGACGCCGACGGCCGCGTGGTCTTCCCCAAGCTGATTCCCGGCGCAACCTATCGCATCTACGAGCGGGTCCTCGAAGGCGACGAGGCAACCCTCCGCTGGCGTGACTTCACCGTCGCCCCGGGGCAGACCATCGACCTGGGCGACGTACACATCGAGCCCTAG